In one window of Rhodanobacter sp. FDAARGOS 1247 DNA:
- a CDS encoding AHH domain-containing protein, which produces MRNRPLTREEKARLRHLNGMTLPTSAKVLRANAEDRSYNHRRTLSRNIVRGTKQARPADACAHHIVALHASAAKPSRDLLVDCGIGINDVDDGGFLPRFDHKLPGDPDAPRHNPHHHREYHLAVYDRLQDDEPNDARTCRATLKSLKTDILSGLLPL; this is translated from the coding sequence ATGCGCAACCGCCCGCTGACCAGGGAAGAAAAGGCACGCCTGCGGCACCTCAATGGCATGACGTTGCCGACTTCGGCGAAGGTGCTTCGCGCCAACGCCGAAGACCGGAGTTATAACCACCGACGAACCTTGTCCCGGAACATCGTCCGAGGAACGAAGCAGGCGCGGCCGGCGGACGCGTGCGCGCATCATATTGTCGCGTTGCATGCTTCAGCAGCGAAGCCTTCTCGCGACTTGCTTGTCGATTGCGGCATTGGCATCAACGATGTCGACGATGGGGGTTTCCTGCCCCGCTTCGACCACAAGCTGCCCGGCGATCCCGACGCGCCACGCCACAACCCGCACCACCACAGGGAATACCATTTGGCCGTATACGACAGACTGCAGGACGATGAGCCAAATGATGCCCGGACATGCCGCGCCACGTTGAAATCGCTGAAGACGGATATCTTGTCCGGCCTGCTTCCGCTCTGA
- a CDS encoding mechanosensitive ion channel family protein gives MRPRPSASRHFFHIESGRLDIMLSDFLSTLAADPWARLGLALVAGLMLALLVRVAAYAALDRVAARQPVLSDLLRRASGPMEWVLPLLALAICLRTWPASVSPLFTLLQHLSLIALLGACTWLVVRCIGAFEDAAIRNHPMDVADNLRARRVVTQVRVLGRTADVIVIILGAAIILMTIPGVRQLGTSLLASAGVAGLAIGLAAKPVLSNLIAGLQIALTQPIRLDDVVIIEGEWGRIEEITGTYVVVRIWDERRLVVPLNWFIENPFQNWTRQSAQLIGTVYLKLDYRTPLAPLREELTRLCDQSELWDRRVCILQVTDTDEHAMQLRALVSTSDSGRGWDLRCLVREGLIAFIQAHYPDALPRWRGELSRGGQAPDLPDPAVPPAQHSPSPEDEGPRRPHDDDAGATPIRA, from the coding sequence ATGCGCCCACGCCCGTCCGCCAGCCGACATTTCTTCCACATCGAAAGCGGCAGGCTGGACATCATGCTGAGCGATTTCCTCTCGACCTTGGCCGCTGATCCGTGGGCACGCCTTGGCCTGGCGCTGGTGGCCGGCCTGATGCTTGCCCTGCTCGTGCGCGTCGCGGCCTACGCCGCGCTGGACCGCGTGGCGGCGCGGCAACCAGTGCTTTCGGATCTCCTGCGCCGCGCCAGCGGTCCGATGGAGTGGGTGCTGCCACTGCTGGCGCTGGCGATCTGCCTGCGCACCTGGCCCGCCAGCGTCTCGCCGCTGTTCACCCTGCTGCAGCATCTCTCGCTGATCGCGTTGCTGGGCGCGTGTACGTGGCTGGTGGTGCGCTGCATCGGCGCGTTCGAGGACGCCGCGATCCGCAACCATCCGATGGACGTGGCCGACAACCTGCGTGCGCGCCGCGTGGTGACCCAGGTGCGCGTACTCGGGCGCACCGCCGACGTCATCGTGATCATCCTGGGCGCCGCGATCATCCTGATGACCATTCCCGGCGTGCGCCAGCTCGGCACCAGCCTGCTCGCCTCGGCCGGCGTGGCGGGCCTGGCGATCGGACTGGCCGCCAAACCCGTGCTGAGCAACCTGATCGCCGGCCTGCAGATTGCCCTGACCCAGCCGATCCGGCTCGACGACGTGGTGATCATCGAAGGCGAATGGGGCCGCATCGAGGAGATCACCGGCACCTACGTGGTGGTGCGCATCTGGGACGAACGACGGCTGGTGGTGCCGCTGAACTGGTTCATCGAAAACCCGTTCCAGAACTGGACCCGGCAGAGCGCGCAACTGATCGGCACGGTGTATCTCAAGCTCGACTACCGCACGCCGCTGGCGCCGCTGCGCGAGGAGCTGACGCGGCTGTGCGACCAGTCGGAACTGTGGGATCGCCGCGTCTGCATCCTGCAGGTGACCGACACCGACGAACACGCCATGCAGCTGCGCGCCCTGGTCAGCACCTCGGATTCCGGCCGTGGCTGGGACCTTCGCTGCCTGGTGCGCGAAGGCCTGATCGCCTTCATCCAGGCCCACTATCCCGACGCATTGCCGCGCTGGCGCGGCGAACTCAGTCGCGGCGGGCAGGCTCCGGACCTTCCCGATCCTGCCGTGCCGCCCGCGCAGCACAGCCCTTCGCCCGAGGATGAAGGACCACGGCGTCCGCATGACGACGACGCTGGCGCCACGCCGATCCGGGCGTGA